A genomic window from Bacteroidota bacterium includes:
- a CDS encoding TonB-dependent receptor has translation MNSHPKKYGNLYSIILVCALVFMPTCFLRAQATVVGKVTDANKMPIEDVLVSLLGLSQQPVYTNSNGEYKITVPSEKDVTLVFSNINFQQLRFTVNLKKGETINLDKSLAKNSNTLVDVVIEDKKSRSNGMVSLDPKVVTQIPSPTGDFNYILFSQMGVSNRNELSSQYSVRGGNFDENLVYVNDIEVYRPFLVRSGQQEGLSFVNADMVSSVLFSAGGFEAKYGDKMASVLDIKYRRPRKFAGTATAGVLGANVHVEDASKDMRLTWILGARYRVNRYLLGGLNTRADYQPRFVDVQNFITYDITEKWELNFLGNYSDNRYLMIPESRTTSFGTINQALQLSVDFDGQELSHFKSTTAALCLVNKPNDRLTLKYITSVFNTNENETFDVEGVYAIDELETDFGKKTFGEVKNNLGVGGFLNHGRNQLYGTVANVEHKGIYEKNKKQFFWGARYQFESFEDKLSEWKLIDSAGYSLPQLPLNTIDVQDVVKTTIILNNNRVLGYFQYSESKLLKDTSELSFTLGIRANYWDLNNQTVVSPRANISYKPNWKKDVLFRFSTGYYYQPPFYRELRDLYGKINPDLKAQQSIHFLLGTDINFKAWKRPFKFVTEAYYKDLKNLVPYEVDNVRIRYYAKNNAVGYVGGIDFKVNGEFIKGIESWATLSIMQTKENILDDYYYVYYNKNGERIVSGYTLDRTPADSIRKEPGYIPRPTDQRVSFSIFFQDYLPKLPDCKMHLNLLFGTPLPFGPPSFERYKDTLRMPPYRRVDIGFSYQIIKESKPLPKGHPFGYIKSLWVGAEVFNLLNVDNVVSYLWLKDIRNRQYAIPNYLTQRLINLRFIAKF, from the coding sequence TTGAACTCGCATCCTAAAAAGTACGGAAATTTATACAGCATTATATTGGTATGTGCTCTTGTATTTATGCCTACTTGTTTTCTGCGTGCTCAGGCTACAGTAGTTGGAAAAGTAACCGATGCTAATAAGATGCCAATTGAAGATGTGCTAGTGTCACTACTTGGTTTATCTCAACAGCCCGTTTACACAAATTCGAATGGTGAATACAAAATTACTGTACCAAGCGAAAAGGACGTTACTCTTGTGTTCTCGAATATAAATTTTCAGCAACTGCGTTTTACAGTTAATTTAAAAAAAGGAGAAACAATTAATCTTGATAAATCATTAGCAAAAAATTCAAACACGTTAGTTGATGTTGTAATTGAGGATAAAAAATCTCGTTCCAACGGAATGGTAAGTCTCGACCCTAAGGTAGTTACGCAAATACCTAGCCCTACCGGAGATTTTAATTATATATTGTTTTCCCAAATGGGTGTAAGCAATAGAAATGAATTGAGTTCGCAATATTCGGTACGAGGTGGAAATTTTGATGAGAACTTGGTTTACGTAAACGACATAGAAGTGTATCGCCCTTTTTTAGTAAGGTCGGGGCAGCAAGAGGGATTGAGTTTTGTAAATGCAGATATGGTTTCATCTGTATTGTTTTCGGCAGGTGGATTTGAAGCCAAGTACGGAGATAAAATGGCTTCGGTATTAGATATTAAATATAGAAGACCAAGAAAATTTGCAGGAACCGCAACCGCAGGTGTGTTGGGTGCTAATGTGCATGTAGAAGATGCAAGTAAAGATATGCGTCTTACATGGATATTGGGCGCTCGTTATCGGGTAAATAGGTATTTGTTAGGTGGTTTAAATACCAGAGCCGATTACCAACCAAGGTTTGTGGATGTACAAAATTTTATTACTTACGATATTACAGAAAAATGGGAACTGAATTTTTTAGGTAATTATTCCGATAACAGATACCTAATGATTCCGGAAAGTAGAACAACCTCTTTTGGCACCATTAATCAAGCATTGCAGTTAAGTGTAGATTTTGATGGACAAGAATTGTCACATTTTAAAAGTACTACTGCGGCATTGTGTTTAGTAAATAAGCCCAACGACAGATTAACGCTAAAATATATTACGTCTGTATTTAATACCAACGAGAATGAAACCTTTGATGTAGAAGGTGTGTATGCTATTGATGAGTTAGAAACAGATTTCGGAAAAAAAACGTTCGGAGAGGTTAAGAATAATTTAGGTGTAGGTGGATTTTTAAATCATGGTCGAAATCAATTGTATGGAACGGTTGCTAATGTGGAACATAAAGGCATTTACGAAAAAAATAAAAAACAATTTTTTTGGGGTGCTCGCTACCAATTCGAATCGTTTGAAGATAAATTAAGCGAATGGAAATTGATTGATTCCGCTGGTTACTCCTTACCTCAATTGCCTTTAAATACAATAGATGTACAAGATGTTGTAAAGACAACTATTATTTTAAATAACAATAGAGTATTAGGCTACTTTCAGTATTCGGAAAGCAAGTTGCTGAAAGATACTTCTGAACTAAGCTTTACACTTGGTATTCGGGCCAATTACTGGGATTTGAATAATCAAACAGTGGTTAGCCCACGAGCCAATATTTCGTATAAGCCTAATTGGAAAAAGGATGTGTTGTTCCGGTTCTCTACCGGATATTATTACCAACCTCCCTTTTACAGAGAGTTGCGCGATTTGTACGGAAAAATTAATCCGGATTTAAAAGCACAACAATCTATTCATTTTCTGTTGGGCACAGATATTAACTTTAAAGCATGGAAACGTCCGTTTAAGTTTGTAACCGAAGCGTATTATAAAGATTTAAAAAACTTAGTTCCCTATGAAGTAGATAATGTGCGGATTAGATATTATGCGAAAAACAATGCAGTTGGCTATGTAGGAGGAATTGACTTTAAAGTAAATGGAGAGTTTATTAAAGGTATTGAGTCGTGGGCTACGCTTTCTATTATGCAAACCAAAGAGAATATTTTAGACGATTATTATTACGTGTATTACAATAAAAATGGAGAAAGAATTGTAAGCGGCTATACGTTGGATAGAACTCCCGCAGATAGTATTCGCAAGGAGCCGGGTTATATTCCTCGTCCCACAGACCAACGTGTAAGTTTCAGTATTTTTTTTCAAGATTATTTGCCCAAGTTACCCGATTGCAAAATGCACTTGAATTTATTGTTTGGTACACCATTGCCATTTGGCCCACCAAGCTTTGAGCGATACAAAGACACCTTGAGAATGCCACCGTACCGAAGAGTTGATATTGGCTTTTCTTATCAAATCATAAAAGAAAGTAAACCGCTTCCCAAAGGCCATCCGTTTGGTTACATTAAATCTTTGTGGGTAGGAGCAGAGGTTTTCAATTTATTAAATGTAGATAATGTGGTGTCTTATTTATGGTTGAAAGATATTCGTAATAGACAATATGCAATACCGAATTACCTTACCCAACGATTAATAAATTTGCGATTTATAGCTAAGTTTTAG
- a CDS encoding SpoIIE family protein phosphatase yields the protein MKKLKAYFISDRLNQTEDVFEKAKIHLVFDFTFFMSLLAIPFIIQLYINGFWYHLGFNIFEVISLTVIYVLFKTNVPLKVLGITFVIMDSIMSAGSLICQNGYFEIQAGLWSMLLILYTFFVLGKKWGVAIVLFISLLFIGCIPFNENQISFLNLGIPSNQVLPTASGFIVFPFLLNIYIIIVLINNRISAEGLISNQKKKLEIQKEEIVSSITYASRIQHAVLPNEENIAKCIPQSFILYQPRDIVSGDFYWFHEIDKDNYIIVCGDCTGHGVPGALMTVIGSNLLTQIVTENKIYSPSQIMTELDKRISTTLKQQKLKNDYVHDGMDLALLKVNKAQKEFIYTSAKRPAIFIREKQIQELKGSKHTLGGLREEEKKFEEIQMNYIEGDMVYLFTDGYIDQFGGVNNKKFMIKRFRETLLSISHETTTKQKNGLKDTINNWIGKNQQTDDIAVIGIRF from the coding sequence ATGAAAAAATTAAAAGCATACTTCATTTCAGACCGTCTTAACCAAACGGAAGATGTATTTGAAAAAGCTAAAATCCATCTTGTTTTCGATTTCACTTTTTTCATGTCCTTATTGGCAATACCTTTTATAATTCAGTTATACATAAATGGCTTTTGGTACCATCTCGGATTTAATATTTTTGAAGTTATTTCGTTAACGGTTATTTATGTTCTTTTTAAAACAAATGTACCTCTCAAAGTTTTAGGAATTACATTCGTTATTATGGATAGCATCATGTCTGCGGGGAGTTTAATTTGCCAGAATGGTTATTTTGAAATTCAAGCAGGTTTATGGAGTATGCTTCTTATTTTATACACATTTTTCGTACTCGGAAAAAAGTGGGGGGTAGCCATTGTCTTATTTATCTCCTTACTATTTATTGGATGTATCCCTTTTAACGAAAATCAAATTTCATTTTTAAACCTTGGAATTCCTTCCAATCAAGTACTTCCAACAGCCTCTGGCTTTATTGTTTTTCCATTCCTATTAAATATATATATTATAATAGTTTTAATAAACAATCGTATTTCTGCGGAGGGACTTATTAGCAATCAAAAGAAAAAATTAGAAATACAAAAAGAAGAAATTGTTTCATCAATTACCTATGCTAGTAGAATTCAACACGCTGTCCTTCCAAACGAAGAAAATATAGCAAAATGTATCCCTCAATCTTTTATACTTTATCAACCAAGAGATATTGTGAGTGGCGATTTTTATTGGTTTCATGAAATTGACAAAGACAACTATATTATTGTTTGTGGAGATTGCACCGGACACGGTGTGCCGGGAGCGCTGATGACTGTTATTGGCAGCAATCTATTAACACAAATTGTAACCGAAAATAAAATATATAGCCCCTCGCAAATAATGACTGAGTTGGACAAACGAATTTCAACTACACTAAAACAACAAAAATTAAAAAATGATTACGTACACGATGGAATGGATTTAGCCTTGCTTAAAGTAAACAAAGCACAAAAAGAATTTATATACACCAGTGCAAAAAGACCTGCCATTTTTATAAGAGAAAAGCAAATACAAGAACTTAAAGGCAGTAAACATACATTAGGCGGGTTACGAGAAGAGGAAAAAAAATTCGAAGAAATACAAATGAACTACATAGAAGGCGATATGGTCTATTTATTCACAGATGGCTATATAGATCAGTTTGGGGGTGTGAATAATAAAAAATTTATGATAAAAAGATTTCGAGAAACGCTGCTTTCTATATCGCACGAAACTACGACTAAACAGAAAAACGGGTTAAAGGATACGATTAACAATTGGATTGGAAAAAACCAGCAAACAGACGATATAGCTGTAATTGGTATTCGTTTTTAA